A window of the Serratia sarumanii genome harbors these coding sequences:
- the msrP gene encoding protein-methionine-sulfoxide reductase catalytic subunit MsrP: protein MNKHPKLTEADVTPESVFHQRRKVLQALGITAASLALPTGAQADLLSWFKGNDRPKAPPGKALEFSKPAAWQAQLAMTPEDKVTGYNNFYEFGLDKADPAANAGGLKTEGWKVRIDGEVAKPITLDIDDLMKRFPLEQRIYRMRCVEAWSMVVPWIGFELGKLLKLAEPNGNARYVAFQTLYDPEQMPGQKDRFIGGGLKYPYVEGLRLDEAMHPLALLTVGVYGKTLPPQNGAPLRLITPWKYGFKGIKSIVHIRLVRDRPPTTWNQSAPNEYGFYANVNPHVDHPRWSQATERFIGSGGILDVKRQPTLLFNGYADQVASLYRGMDLRENF, encoded by the coding sequence ATGAACAAACACCCGAAATTGACCGAGGCCGACGTCACGCCGGAGAGCGTATTCCACCAGCGGCGCAAGGTGCTGCAGGCGCTCGGTATCACCGCCGCTTCGCTGGCGCTGCCCACTGGCGCACAGGCGGACCTGCTGTCGTGGTTCAAGGGCAACGATCGCCCCAAGGCACCGCCGGGCAAAGCGCTGGAATTCAGCAAACCGGCCGCCTGGCAGGCGCAGCTGGCGATGACGCCGGAAGACAAGGTCACCGGCTACAACAACTTCTATGAGTTCGGCCTCGACAAGGCCGATCCGGCCGCCAACGCCGGCGGGCTGAAAACCGAAGGCTGGAAAGTGCGCATCGACGGCGAAGTGGCGAAGCCGATAACGCTGGATATCGACGATCTGATGAAGCGTTTCCCGCTGGAACAGCGCATTTACCGCATGCGCTGCGTCGAGGCCTGGTCGATGGTGGTGCCGTGGATCGGTTTCGAGCTGGGCAAGCTTCTCAAGCTGGCCGAGCCGAACGGCAACGCGCGCTACGTGGCCTTCCAGACGCTGTACGATCCGGAGCAGATGCCCGGCCAGAAAGATCGCTTTATCGGCGGCGGCCTGAAATACCCCTACGTCGAAGGGCTGCGGCTCGACGAGGCGATGCATCCGCTGGCGCTGCTGACCGTCGGCGTGTACGGCAAAACCCTGCCGCCGCAAAACGGCGCGCCGCTGCGGCTGATCACGCCGTGGAAATACGGCTTCAAAGGCATCAAATCGATCGTGCATATCCGTTTGGTGCGCGATCGGCCGCCGACCACCTGGAACCAATCCGCACCGAACGAGTACGGTTTTTACGCCAACGTGAATCCGCACGTCGATCATCCGCGCTGGTCGCAGGCCACCGAGCGTTTCATCGGCTCCGGCGGCATTCTCGACGTCAAACGCCAACCGACGCTGCTGTTCAACGGCTATGCTGACCAGGTGGCGTCGCTGTATCGCGGCATGGATCTGCGGGAGAATTTCTAA
- a CDS encoding MDR family oxidoreductase, with protein MRALLLEQQDDQTLAHIKDIDSDRLPEGDVTVDINWSSLNYKDALAITGKGKIVRNFPMVPGIDFAGTVRHSRDDRFKEGQSVVLTGWGVGEHHWGGLAEQARVSGEWLVPLPNGLDERKAMIIGTAGFTAMLCVMALEEGGVHPDDGDILVTGASGGVGSTAIALLAALGYRVTAISGRDSNTDYLKALGAKEVMPRDGYIDTPRPLEKQLWAGAVDTVGDKLLARVLAQMNYNGTVAACGLAGGYQLPTTVMPFILRNVRLQGVDSVHTPLHRRQTAWERLAGILPDSFYQQATHEISLEQAPATAAALLNNQITGRTLVKIR; from the coding sequence ATGCGTGCACTGTTATTGGAACAACAAGACGACCAAACTCTGGCTCATATCAAAGATATCGACAGCGATCGGTTGCCGGAAGGCGATGTCACCGTCGACATCAACTGGTCCAGCCTGAACTACAAGGACGCGCTGGCGATCACCGGCAAAGGCAAGATCGTGCGCAACTTCCCGATGGTGCCGGGCATCGACTTCGCCGGCACCGTGCGCCACAGCCGCGACGATCGCTTCAAAGAGGGGCAAAGCGTGGTGCTCACCGGCTGGGGCGTGGGCGAACACCACTGGGGCGGGTTGGCCGAGCAGGCGCGCGTCTCCGGTGAGTGGCTGGTGCCGCTGCCGAACGGCCTGGATGAGCGCAAGGCGATGATCATCGGCACCGCCGGCTTTACCGCCATGCTGTGCGTGATGGCGCTGGAGGAAGGCGGCGTGCACCCTGACGACGGCGATATCCTGGTCACCGGCGCCAGCGGCGGCGTGGGCAGCACCGCCATCGCCCTGCTGGCGGCGCTGGGTTACCGGGTGACCGCCATCAGCGGCCGCGACAGCAATACCGACTACCTGAAAGCGCTCGGCGCCAAAGAGGTGATGCCGCGCGATGGCTATATCGACACGCCGCGCCCGCTGGAGAAACAGCTGTGGGCCGGCGCGGTGGACACCGTCGGCGACAAACTGCTGGCGCGGGTGCTGGCGCAGATGAACTATAACGGCACCGTCGCCGCCTGCGGCCTGGCGGGCGGTTATCAGCTGCCGACCACCGTGATGCCGTTCATTCTGCGCAACGTGCGCCTGCAGGGCGTGGATTCGGTGCATACGCCGCTGCACCGCCGCCAAACCGCCTGGGAACGGCTGGCCGGCATTCTGCCGGACAGCTTCTATCAGCAGGCCACGCACGAAATCTCCCTCGAGCAGGCGCCGGCCACCGCTGCCGCGCTGTTGAACAACCAAATCACCGGCCGCACCCTGGTGAAAATCCGCTGA